The genomic segment AGCACATTTTCAGTTCTCTACGGTGGCTCTGCAGCCACCCTGACAACAAATGGGACCATAATAggtatattttttctcttaatctGCATGCCTAAAGCCAGCCTTGCATATATGTAGTATgggaaatataagaaaaatatatcacaGTAAAAACCTTACCCCTAGAATTCAACACCATGGCCTTTTGGCATCTCTCCACTTGAACCAACGTTTTCTATCAGCCAAATTTCCTGGATGATGTCCATCAACTTGCAAACAGTTGCCTCTGTCCCATGCAAGTGCCTGATTACATTGAAGTTTTTTATCACGGATCATAGCTTCCTGCCTATATGTAGGGTTAGTGTATCTTGGATGTTGGATGAAATGAACATTTTTCCACCACAGTTTTAAGGCCTGCACAAAACATGGTGAACGGGACTGAACAGTTAATTTAAAGCAATGTGCATTATAACTAGATATTTTACGAGTAGACAGGAGGGTACAAGTGTTCTAAAAGTAATGAGTCAATCCATTCAATATTCTAATATGAGAACCACTTTGCTGTTTCAGCAAGCTCTATTTTTGTTCTAAAGATTCATGAGGTGATGAACACTAGTGTTAATTCCAATTGAGACTGATATATCTGTTGGGAACATAATAAACAAGTTGATGACTTAAGTTCAGTTGATGCTGAGATCTAAGATCACCAGCCAAAGAGAGAATTAAGTAGCTATTCAACTGCACTTACATGCCAATATATCCATAATGCAACTTTATGTGGCATAAGCCAGAAGAACATAGCATGATCAGACACTGAGGAGAGTCTTTTGGCTTTCAATGAGGCCACAAAGTAGTCACCAAGCTCAGGGTGCTGAACTGAAATAAACACAGATAAACTGTCCGTGGGATCATTTGCTTTGATATTCCAATTCCCCTGCATATCCTGTTATTTTCCATAAAATGCATATAATTTGAAGAGTGAAGAACTTTTCATCATAAAAAACGAGAACCATCAAATATGTTAGGTTGTGCATGATTGAAAaactaatacaaaaataataagaagaaaaacaaagcatAATTTTTGACATAAGTGGTTGCAGGTTGTGATCCTCATATCACTTCAAGTTTCCTAACCTTGACTTCTTAACGTGtgaagatattttaaatgtgAATTCTATATCTTAACTAAGATGGTCCTAAATCAATCGAATCGAACCTACCAATACAAAAGTGGTCAATATATCCTGCTAAAAATCTACAAGTGCAAATATAAATGAGAACAATAAAGAAGTATCTTCCAGTATCTGAAACCAACAAGAGCCAACTATATCTAGGAAAATTAAATCCAAGACTCCAACCTAATCCCAACAATTTCAGCTTGTAGAAGCACCTTAGGCTTCAGCTGCCAATTGTTTTTCTTCCATTCATTGTTGCTGCTGCAAGAGACTTAcaacaaacaaatatttatttgaactttGATATTGCAAATCCAAGTCAAATGAGTCATAGTTTTATATAATAGAAAAGATGCAAAAGAGGTTCCTAAGTTGCATCATTTGTCAAGGCATGagagaggaaaaataaataaataaaaaaacaacaacatagcAGATGTTGCTTGTTATCATAGAAACCATTGAAGTGaatgaaaattacaattcaaggTCCACAATGCTGCAATAAgcatcccaaaaaaaaaaaaaacaagaatcaaatcCTATTAAAGTGttctagaaatcaaaagaatacaaGAGAACCATAGATCGATTGGACTTAAAAAtgtgaacaaaataaattgagtaaattcaagaaaatgaatttatcattaagaaacaaataaataattgtaaTCAACCACAACAttaaagagaaaagcaaatattGAAACATACCATAAAAGGGCTGACATGTAATGGTTTTGCCACTACATCTGAGTTTGGatcaaaaatgaaaacaacTCTTTCACCCCATGGAGTATTTGTTACCTAAGCCAGAAACACCAGTAAGGTCAGGAGAGAGAACATGGTCCATCCAAGCATCTTAGCAcacaatcaagaaaataattatacagCAAACATTATGCTCTTCCTGTTTGTAAATTTACATGTTCCAGAATACAAATACATGAGAAACGTTTGCCAAGCATGGAGATGAAATATGCATCCTCTCCTTTGTTATTTCTtagtgtgtgtatgtgtgtgtaaaAGGGTAAAAGCAATGTACCATTTATGGGtgaaaaatatttcttgaaaGCTCCATGCACTAAATTGAAGCAATATAAAAGATGGCCCCACGAAGGGTGAGAAAGAGTGACAATTGGGAGCATGAATTTGGTATTGCATAACTTATTATCATCTCTGGTAGATAATTTAATGTTTCCCATTCTTGgtgataagaaaaagaaaaagaaaaagaaaaagaaaaagataagagTTCATTGCATAACTTAAATAGATTAAACTTTATATTCAAAAGAAGGATAGTTTTTGGAATTATTACTACTCGGTTCTTCAAGGAGATGCACACACCATTCTTCCTTCCAACCTAATCAGATTCAACTTTCACTGTTTCCAATTTcacaacttttaattttatcaaagcACAAACCTCCGCAATGCATTTCTTGAGAATTCGAGCAGACCCATCCATGTCATAGCAATAATACAAACTCAGTGGATTTTGTTCATATCCCACACTTGGAGGTATTGTCAGCAGAAAACTGCATCAGGACCACAATATTCTAATTGATATACATTGT from the Populus nigra chromosome 9, ddPopNigr1.1, whole genome shotgun sequence genome contains:
- the LOC133702553 gene encoding uncharacterized protein LOC133702553 gives rise to the protein MEALDLLFSITSTFFTSLALSLLLVFRTLFTRRPSSTIPSNAVSLYQGTVWHERRRPVHHSFRYSVRYALFDLDHARAPLDHLSADEARQVAQTTGPVFLLTIPPSVGYEQNPLSLYYCYDMDGSARILKKCIAEVTNTPWGERVVFIFDPNSDVVAKPLHVSPFMDMQGNWNIKANDPTDSLSVFISVQHPELGDYFVASLKAKRLSSVSDHAMFFWLMPHKVALWIYWHALKLWWKNVHFIQHPRYTNPTYRQEAMIRDKKLQCNQALAWDRGNCLQVDGHHPGNLADRKRWFKWRDAKRPWC